A DNA window from Pseudodesulfovibrio thermohalotolerans contains the following coding sequences:
- a CDS encoding sulfite exporter TauE/SafE family protein, whose product MITTYLLYICLGAVAGVLAGLLGIGGGLVIVPMLNFAFEWQNFPVEHIQHVALGTSMATIIFTSLSSMRAHHKRGAINYSAFWRLAPGIIVGTYFGSWVASLLSTLFLKVFFGLFLYYVATQMLLNIKPKGERELPGYKGTFAAGSGIGVFSALVGIGGGTLTVPFLSWCNQTMHTAIATAAAVGLPIALAGTTGYVVNGWSVAGIPGPHIGYVYIPALLGIIVTSTLTAPFGAKLAHSLPVTKLKKIFAILLFLVGTRMLWNALA is encoded by the coding sequence GTGATAACCACCTACCTGCTTTACATCTGTCTCGGCGCGGTCGCCGGGGTCCTGGCCGGATTGCTCGGCATCGGCGGGGGCCTGGTCATCGTGCCCATGCTCAACTTCGCCTTCGAATGGCAGAACTTCCCGGTGGAGCACATCCAGCACGTGGCGCTCGGCACGTCCATGGCCACGATCATCTTCACCTCCCTGTCGTCCATGCGCGCCCACCACAAGCGCGGGGCCATCAACTACAGCGCCTTCTGGCGGCTGGCACCCGGCATCATCGTCGGAACGTACTTCGGTTCCTGGGTCGCATCGCTGCTGTCCACCCTGTTCCTGAAGGTGTTCTTCGGCCTGTTCCTGTATTACGTGGCCACGCAGATGCTGTTGAACATCAAGCCCAAGGGTGAGCGCGAGCTGCCCGGCTATAAGGGCACCTTTGCGGCGGGCAGCGGTATCGGCGTCTTCTCTGCCCTGGTCGGCATCGGCGGCGGCACGCTGACTGTCCCTTTCCTGTCCTGGTGTAACCAGACCATGCATACGGCCATCGCCACGGCCGCGGCCGTGGGGCTGCCCATCGCTCTGGCGGGGACGACGGGATACGTGGTCAACGGTTGGTCTGTGGCGGGGATTCCCGGCCCGCACATCGGTTATGTGTACATTCCGGCCTTGCTCGGCATCATCGTGACCAGCACGCTGACCGCGCCCTTCGGGGCCAAGCTGGCGCACAGTCTGCCCGTGACCAAGCTCAAGAAGATCTTCGCGATCCTCCTGTTCCTGGTCGGCACGCGAATGCTCTGGAACGCCTTGGCGTAA